In Arthrobacter sp. StoSoilB5, one genomic interval encodes:
- a CDS encoding DUF58 domain-containing protein, with product MSITGRFVLLAVAGLVPLLLFPAWSTVLVVTIGPLLLLAVDLILAASPAKLGLERQQPGNVTLESQAHSVLTVTNMGRRKLRAVVRDGWQPSAGALNPAQSLDVPPGERRRMTVSLVPRRRGDLESPHVTIRSYGPLRLAARQRTRALMGRLRVLPPFHSKRHLPSKLRKLRELDGKAAVQIRGAGTEFDSLRDYVRGDDVRSIDWRATARRTSVVVRTWRPERDRRVVIVLDTSRTAAARIDDEPRLDTWIEAALLLAVLAERGGDRVDFLAYDRMLRARVESASKGNLLGQLVQAMSTLEAELIELDWQQIPGQVRAVSAHRSLVVLLTALDGGAPEEGLLPMVAQLARQHVVVVASVRDPLLAAMKTERSTASQVFRAAAAERALLERAAVAEQLRQLGAEVVDAEPSEVPPLLADTYIRLKAAGRL from the coding sequence ATGTCCATCACGGGTCGTTTTGTATTGCTGGCAGTTGCCGGGCTGGTTCCATTGCTGTTGTTTCCGGCTTGGAGCACGGTGTTGGTCGTCACGATCGGGCCGCTGCTGCTCCTGGCGGTTGACCTTATCCTGGCGGCATCCCCGGCCAAACTGGGTTTGGAACGCCAGCAACCGGGCAACGTCACGTTGGAAAGCCAGGCTCATTCCGTCCTCACTGTGACCAACATGGGCCGCCGGAAGCTCAGGGCGGTGGTCCGGGATGGTTGGCAGCCTTCCGCCGGAGCCCTCAACCCGGCCCAGTCGCTCGACGTCCCACCTGGCGAGCGCCGCCGTATGACGGTCTCCTTGGTGCCACGGCGCCGCGGCGACCTTGAGAGTCCACACGTGACAATCCGCTCATATGGCCCCTTGCGGCTGGCCGCACGGCAGCGAACCCGGGCACTTATGGGCCGGCTTCGAGTGCTGCCACCCTTCCATTCCAAACGGCATCTGCCATCGAAGCTGCGGAAACTGCGTGAACTGGATGGCAAGGCGGCCGTGCAGATCCGCGGCGCGGGAACCGAGTTCGATTCCTTGCGGGACTACGTTCGCGGTGATGACGTCCGCTCCATTGATTGGCGTGCCACCGCCCGGCGCACGTCGGTAGTAGTGCGTACCTGGCGTCCGGAACGCGACCGTCGCGTTGTGATCGTCCTGGATACGTCCCGAACCGCCGCGGCCAGGATTGACGACGAGCCGAGGCTTGATACCTGGATTGAGGCCGCATTGCTGCTAGCCGTCCTTGCGGAACGCGGCGGGGATCGTGTTGACTTCCTCGCCTATGACCGCATGCTCCGCGCGAGGGTCGAGTCTGCCTCCAAGGGCAATCTACTGGGCCAACTCGTACAAGCCATGTCGACGCTGGAGGCTGAACTCATTGAGCTCGACTGGCAGCAGATCCCAGGGCAGGTGCGTGCCGTCTCGGCGCACCGCTCGCTGGTGGTGCTTTTGACTGCGCTCGACGGCGGCGCCCCCGAGGAAGGACTTCTCCCCATGGTGGCCCAGCTTGCCCGTCAGCATGTAGTGGTGGTGGCCTCTGTCCGGGACCCGTTGCTGGCGGCAATGAAGACCGAGCGTTCCACAGCCAGCCAGGTGTTCCGTGCGGCCGCCGCGGAACGCGCCCTGCTGGAACGCGCCGCGGTAGCAGAACAACTGCGGCAACTCGGCGCTGAAGTGGTGGACGCCGAACCATCTGAGGTCCCGCCACTGCTTGCCGATACGTATATCCGGCTCAAAGCGGCCGGGAGGCTCTAG
- a CDS encoding DUF4166 domain-containing protein — protein MNAPIYRLALGNDFTKLAPELQEYFSLAAGSGSYGIGEGVFDVVGCRQKWLRPLLALTGSEEAFFPEYGEGIPFRIENHAHEDPFGRQALTARREIYFPSGTRLFHDTTSAITAADANSGTPSPARLVDHVGRYRRLVTDLDISVTPNGRLRGVSKASRLFLGPLRIQLPRALDAKAFAEQWWDDNEGKHRIQVKVIQPQIGVVLVYAGSFDYWLAPYLPGAVPGTSLPRYAEPDRWEKRI, from the coding sequence ATGAACGCACCTATCTACCGGCTCGCGCTGGGCAATGATTTCACCAAGTTGGCCCCCGAACTCCAGGAGTACTTCTCCCTGGCGGCGGGCTCCGGGTCATACGGAATCGGTGAAGGGGTCTTTGATGTGGTGGGGTGCCGGCAAAAGTGGCTGCGTCCCTTGCTGGCCCTGACGGGAAGCGAAGAGGCCTTCTTCCCCGAATACGGTGAGGGCATTCCGTTCCGCATTGAGAACCATGCGCATGAGGATCCGTTTGGACGGCAGGCCCTCACCGCGCGACGCGAAATCTACTTCCCGTCCGGGACGCGACTGTTCCACGACACCACGAGCGCCATCACCGCCGCGGATGCCAACTCCGGCACGCCCTCGCCAGCCCGCTTGGTGGACCACGTTGGCCGTTACCGCCGGCTCGTCACCGACCTCGACATCAGCGTCACACCCAACGGCAGGCTACGGGGTGTGTCGAAAGCGAGCCGGCTCTTCCTGGGTCCGCTCCGCATTCAATTGCCGCGCGCGCTCGACGCAAAGGCTTTTGCCGAGCAATGGTGGGACGATAACGAGGGCAAACACCGGATCCAGGTCAAGGTCATCCAGCCCCAGATCGGCGTCGTACTTGTCTACGCTGGCAGCTTCGACTACTGGTTGGCGCCCTACTTGCCCGGGGCAGTCCCTGGCACATCGCTCCCCCGGTACGCGGAACCCGATCGCTGGGAAAAGAGGATCTAA
- a CDS encoding chorismate mutase, protein MTEQNIALPEDDDSFNPAASSLAGQVDRGVMDELLSIRSSIDNIDATLVFLLAERFKATQKVGILKATHKLPAGDPGREAAQIARLRRLAEDAHLDPAFAEKFLNFIISEVIRHHEAIAEDHQISSQQA, encoded by the coding sequence ATGACCGAGCAGAACATTGCCCTTCCCGAAGACGACGATTCCTTTAACCCGGCAGCGAGTTCCCTCGCTGGCCAGGTAGATCGCGGCGTCATGGATGAGTTGCTCTCCATCCGGTCCAGCATTGACAACATCGATGCCACACTCGTTTTCCTGCTCGCGGAACGCTTCAAGGCCACCCAGAAGGTTGGGATCCTCAAAGCCACGCACAAGCTTCCCGCTGGCGACCCCGGACGGGAAGCGGCCCAAATCGCCCGGCTGCGCCGACTTGCCGAGGACGCACATCTTGACCCTGCGTTTGCCGAGAAGTTCCTGAATTTCATCATCAGCGAAGTGATCCGCCACCATGAGGCCATCGCGGAGGATCACCAGATTTCCAGCCAGCAGGCCTAA
- a CDS encoding NAD(P)-binding domain-containing protein, which translates to MKIAVLGTGVVGHALAGKLVSLGHEVIMGSRESGNPKGEEWARQAGPGAHAGSFAEACAQSELIVNATPGTVTLAVLAEAGDANLNGKILLDVANALDGSSGFPPTLTVCNTDSIAETIQRTYPQVRVVKSLNTVSAPVMVDPGRLPGPHDMFMAGNDAEAKSTVSGLLQEFGWAPGHIRDLGGLDAARGMEMWLPLWLRIFMQQPRGKMFNIAIVSE; encoded by the coding sequence ATGAAAATCGCTGTTCTGGGAACAGGAGTGGTGGGGCACGCCCTCGCCGGCAAGCTGGTGTCTTTGGGACACGAGGTCATCATGGGTTCCCGCGAATCCGGCAATCCCAAGGGCGAGGAGTGGGCCCGGCAGGCTGGCCCAGGTGCCCATGCGGGCTCCTTCGCGGAAGCTTGTGCACAGTCTGAGCTGATCGTGAACGCCACGCCCGGTACTGTGACCCTGGCCGTCCTCGCTGAAGCCGGCGACGCCAACCTGAACGGCAAAATCCTCTTGGACGTGGCAAATGCCCTTGACGGGTCCAGCGGCTTCCCGCCAACGCTCACAGTCTGCAACACAGACAGCATCGCCGAGACCATCCAACGGACCTACCCGCAGGTGCGGGTGGTGAAATCGCTGAACACGGTCAGCGCTCCCGTAATGGTGGATCCAGGCCGCCTTCCCGGCCCGCATGACATGTTCATGGCGGGAAACGACGCGGAGGCAAAGTCCACGGTCTCGGGCTTGCTGCAGGAATTTGGCTGGGCCCCCGGGCACATCAGGGACCTCGGTGGACTCGACGCTGCCCGCGGAATGGAAATGTGGTTGCCTTTGTGGCTGCGGATCTTCATGCAACAGCCACGGGGAAAGATGTTCAACATCGCAATCGTGTCCGAGTAG
- a CDS encoding ABC transporter ATP-binding protein — protein sequence MTTNLGNISDPTASREPVLTIDRLKVTFATDSGDVHAVKDVSLDVKPGEVVAIVGESGSGKTVTAKTILGLLPETAISSGAVVINGNNVISVSKSALRKIRGRDVAMVFQEPSTALNPVFTVGWQIAEGIRAHAKDGHRVSSKEAKERATEALRKVGIPDPETRVNYYPHQFSGGQKQRVVIAAALALNPGLIVADEPTTALDVTVQAEILQLLRDLRNNYGTSIVLITHNMGVVADLADRVVVMYQGDVVEEAASRVLFAEPKQDYTKKLLAAVPHLGRNSASEGARGRLHQDGKVLVEAKNLTIEYPGRFGRHGFKAVDNVSFTVSENEVFGLVGESGSGKSTIGRAIAGLTRTTGGSLKVLGYEMLDFKERTFRPLRKEIGFVFQDPAASFNPHLTIGECVAEPLIIHTKPSAAEARKKVGELLESVQLPASYAQRYPHELSGGQRQRASLARSLALNPRLLIADEPTSALDVSVQAKVLDLFKDIQEQFGFAALFISHDLAVVDMLAHWVGVLYKGQLVEQGIGNHVMGSPQHDYTKRLIASLPVPDPDEQARRREAHRALLGG from the coding sequence ATGACCACCAACCTGGGAAACATTTCCGATCCCACGGCCTCCCGTGAACCTGTGCTCACCATAGACCGGCTCAAGGTAACTTTTGCCACCGATAGCGGGGACGTCCATGCAGTGAAGGACGTCAGCCTGGACGTTAAGCCCGGTGAAGTCGTGGCGATTGTGGGGGAGTCCGGTTCCGGCAAGACAGTTACTGCCAAGACCATCCTGGGCTTGCTGCCCGAAACAGCCATCAGCTCCGGTGCGGTGGTGATCAACGGCAACAACGTGATCAGTGTCAGCAAATCCGCGCTTCGAAAGATCCGCGGACGCGACGTCGCCATGGTTTTCCAGGAGCCCTCTACGGCCTTGAATCCCGTGTTCACTGTTGGCTGGCAGATTGCCGAGGGGATCCGCGCCCACGCCAAGGATGGCCACCGCGTTTCGTCCAAGGAAGCGAAGGAACGGGCCACTGAGGCTCTCCGAAAAGTGGGCATTCCGGACCCCGAAACCCGCGTCAACTACTACCCACACCAGTTTTCGGGTGGGCAAAAGCAGCGTGTGGTGATCGCGGCGGCGCTGGCCCTGAACCCGGGCCTGATAGTGGCCGATGAGCCCACCACAGCCTTGGACGTCACTGTCCAGGCCGAAATCCTGCAATTACTCCGGGACCTGCGGAACAACTACGGAACCTCGATCGTGCTGATTACCCACAACATGGGCGTCGTGGCCGATCTCGCCGACCGCGTGGTGGTCATGTACCAAGGCGATGTGGTGGAGGAGGCAGCCTCGAGGGTGCTGTTCGCGGAACCCAAGCAGGACTACACGAAGAAACTGCTCGCCGCCGTCCCGCACCTTGGCCGCAACTCAGCCTCGGAAGGAGCACGGGGGAGGCTGCACCAGGACGGCAAGGTCCTCGTTGAGGCGAAGAACCTCACCATCGAGTACCCAGGGCGCTTTGGGCGCCATGGCTTCAAAGCTGTGGACAACGTCAGCTTTACTGTCTCGGAGAATGAGGTCTTCGGCTTGGTGGGGGAGTCCGGCTCAGGTAAATCCACCATCGGGCGGGCGATCGCCGGGCTGACAAGGACAACCGGCGGGAGCCTGAAGGTCCTCGGCTACGAAATGCTGGACTTCAAGGAGCGGACTTTCCGTCCGCTGCGAAAGGAAATCGGCTTCGTTTTCCAGGACCCGGCGGCCTCGTTCAACCCGCACCTCACCATCGGTGAGTGCGTCGCCGAGCCGTTGATTATCCACACCAAGCCGAGCGCGGCTGAGGCACGGAAAAAGGTAGGCGAGCTGCTCGAATCAGTCCAGTTGCCGGCGTCGTACGCGCAACGGTATCCGCACGAACTTTCCGGTGGACAGCGGCAGCGCGCCTCGCTTGCGAGGTCGTTGGCGCTCAATCCGCGCCTGCTGATTGCCGACGAACCCACCTCGGCACTGGACGTCTCGGTGCAGGCCAAGGTGCTGGATTTGTTCAAGGACATCCAGGAACAGTTCGGCTTCGCGGCGCTCTTCATCAGCCACGACCTCGCAGTGGTGGACATGTTGGCGCACTGGGTTGGCGTGCTGTACAAGGGGCAGCTGGTGGAGCAGGGCATCGGCAACCACGTGATGGGCTCACCGCAGCACGACTATACCAAGCGGCTGATCGCCTCCTTGCCGGTTCCGGATCCTGATGAACAAGCACGACGCCGGGAAGCGCACCGCGCGCTGCTGGGCGGCTAA
- a CDS encoding ABC transporter permease, whose translation MSTPALTPPKQPLFSRLPVVSHLKKSVGLQRGMLVVGVVLSGLFLLTSIFAPLLAPYGYSQLSDASGSFPTQQPPGAKHLLGTTVGGYDVLSRVLWGSQTAVTVIVVSVAMSLFLGVALGLLSGYFGGWLDRILVVVADAIYAFPTLLLAIVISIVISRGQSSFWGGIFSCAFSITVVFVPQYFRVIRAETIRLKAEPFVESAKVLGASSLRIIGRHIFKNATRTLPLMFTLNASESILTLAGLGFLGFGIEPTSAAEWGFDLNKALADTSSGIWWTGVFPGIAIVLTVLGLTLVGESINDLNDPRIRGRKRAGTGKSPATPAGPSTPSEAGKP comes from the coding sequence ATGAGCACTCCTGCACTGACTCCTCCCAAGCAGCCCCTCTTCTCCCGTCTCCCCGTGGTCTCGCACCTCAAGAAAAGCGTTGGCCTCCAAAGGGGCATGCTGGTGGTGGGCGTTGTTCTCAGCGGGTTGTTCCTGCTAACGAGTATTTTTGCGCCGCTGCTGGCCCCGTATGGCTACTCCCAACTCAGCGATGCGTCCGGGTCCTTCCCTACCCAGCAGCCACCGGGTGCCAAGCACCTGCTTGGCACGACTGTCGGCGGTTATGACGTTTTGTCCCGTGTCCTATGGGGTTCCCAAACCGCCGTGACCGTCATCGTGGTGTCCGTGGCGATGTCACTCTTCCTTGGCGTTGCACTGGGCCTGCTCAGCGGCTACTTCGGAGGCTGGCTGGACCGCATCCTGGTGGTTGTGGCCGACGCAATCTACGCCTTCCCCACACTGCTTCTGGCAATCGTCATTTCCATCGTTATCAGCCGTGGCCAGTCCAGTTTCTGGGGCGGTATCTTCTCCTGTGCGTTCTCCATCACTGTGGTATTTGTACCGCAGTATTTCCGGGTCATCCGGGCTGAGACCATCCGACTCAAAGCTGAACCCTTCGTGGAGTCGGCCAAGGTCCTCGGAGCCTCCAGCTTGCGCATCATCGGACGGCACATCTTCAAGAACGCCACGCGCACGTTGCCACTCATGTTTACGCTGAACGCTTCCGAGTCCATCCTTACACTGGCAGGCCTGGGCTTCCTGGGCTTCGGCATCGAGCCGACGTCGGCTGCCGAGTGGGGCTTCGACCTCAATAAGGCGCTGGCGGATACGTCGTCCGGCATTTGGTGGACCGGCGTCTTCCCGGGCATCGCGATCGTCCTTACGGTCCTTGGACTGACCTTGGTGGGCGAAAGCATCAACGACCTCAACGATCCCCGGATCCGTGGGCGCAAACGCGCAGGCACGGGAAAGTCCCCGGCAACTCCCGCTGGTCCGTCCACCCCTTCAGAGGCAGGCAAGCCATGA
- a CDS encoding ABC transporter permease, with protein MTTLIDVPEAEPGIVTPKSKSKAGGGLGKYIVIRFFLIIPTVFILVTLVFFLMRVIGDPITAAQGGRLPPDVLAQRIHDAGYDRPIFIQYFEYLGQLITGNFGTTITDRRPVAEMITTFGAATLELSINAIVVALMVGIPLGLIAAYRRDKAADASLRFFAILCYATPPFFSGLLLKLTFSTWLGWFPVAGRASTRTELAMGSLAAPSGIYWVDALRSGNFTAFGDVVSHAVLPAATLGLLTAGIFLRLVRTNVIGTLGKDYVEAGRSRGVSEFRLVTKHAYKPALIPIITVMGLQIALMLGGAVLTETTFEWKGLGYQLVQYLNARDFVAVQGIVVLLAIIVAVTNFIVDIIAALIDPRVRY; from the coding sequence ATGACAACACTTATAGACGTACCCGAGGCAGAGCCCGGAATCGTCACTCCAAAGAGCAAGTCCAAGGCTGGGGGAGGCCTCGGAAAGTACATCGTGATCCGGTTCTTCCTGATCATCCCCACCGTCTTCATTCTTGTGACGTTGGTCTTCTTCCTGATGCGGGTCATTGGAGATCCCATCACGGCTGCCCAGGGCGGACGCCTCCCACCGGATGTCCTGGCCCAGCGAATCCATGATGCCGGCTACGACAGGCCCATCTTCATTCAGTACTTCGAGTACCTGGGCCAGCTCATCACAGGCAACTTCGGCACGACGATCACTGACCGAAGGCCAGTGGCCGAGATGATCACTACGTTCGGTGCCGCGACACTGGAACTCAGCATCAACGCCATTGTTGTCGCCCTGATGGTCGGCATTCCCCTCGGCCTCATCGCGGCCTACCGCCGCGACAAAGCAGCGGACGCATCATTGCGTTTCTTCGCAATCCTTTGCTATGCCACCCCGCCCTTCTTCTCGGGACTTCTCTTGAAGCTGACGTTCTCCACCTGGCTGGGCTGGTTCCCGGTCGCCGGACGCGCGTCGACGCGAACGGAACTTGCAATGGGAAGCCTGGCTGCGCCGTCGGGCATTTATTGGGTTGATGCCCTGCGCAGCGGCAACTTCACCGCCTTCGGCGACGTCGTCTCGCACGCAGTCCTGCCCGCGGCGACCCTGGGCCTCCTCACCGCCGGCATCTTCCTCCGGTTGGTCCGTACAAACGTGATCGGGACTTTGGGTAAGGATTACGTCGAGGCTGGCCGGTCCCGCGGCGTCAGCGAATTCCGGCTCGTCACCAAGCATGCGTACAAGCCGGCGCTGATCCCCATCATCACCGTCATGGGCCTGCAAATCGCGTTAATGCTTGGTGGAGCCGTCCTCACTGAAACAACGTTTGAATGGAAAGGACTCGGCTACCAGCTGGTGCAATACCTGAATGCCCGCGACTTTGTAGCTGTCCAGGGCATCGTCGTGCTGCTGGCCATCATCGTTGCCGTGACCAACTTCATCGTGGACATCATTGCCGCGCTCATCGACCCGCGAGTGAGGTACTGA
- a CDS encoding ABC transporter substrate-binding protein, with the protein MALKKKALHGVIALAGVSALALTACTGPSGGGSSSAPAAAGPIAYGTTDKVTSLDPAGSYDNGSFMVMNQIYSFLLNSKPGGAEPVPDLAESSSFTAPSEYTVKLKSGLKWANGHTLDSKDVKFSFDRQVAINDPAGPASLLTNIENVSTPDATTVVFKLKKANDQTFSQILSSPAAPIVDDEVFPADKILPDDEIIKAKAFYGQYTIDSYKKNELVSFKAFADYKGVLGKPANDEATIKYYASPTNLKLDIQQGNIDVAFRSLSATDVDDLRKDSKVKVLTGPGGEIRYITFNFDTMPFGTKAAGADPAKALAVRQAVANLVDRQAIADQVYKGTYLPLYSNVPSGFLGANESFKDAYGDNGKPSTDKAKKVLADAGITEPVALNLQYNPDHYGGSSGDEYAMIKEQLEKSGLFKVNLQSTEWVTYSKASRADEYPVFQFGWFPDFSDADNYLTPFFPDGGFLKNHYNNPTVNDLIAKQLTEADKTKREADIKDVQNALAKDISTLPLLQGAQVAVAGSGVNGVEKTLDASFKFRLGTISK; encoded by the coding sequence ATGGCACTGAAGAAGAAGGCCCTGCATGGCGTTATCGCGCTCGCGGGCGTTTCCGCCCTCGCTTTGACTGCATGCACCGGGCCCTCCGGCGGCGGGTCCTCATCCGCCCCGGCTGCCGCCGGCCCGATCGCCTACGGCACCACAGACAAAGTCACGTCGCTGGACCCCGCCGGGTCCTATGACAATGGTTCGTTCATGGTGATGAACCAGATCTACTCGTTCCTGTTGAATTCCAAACCCGGCGGTGCTGAGCCAGTCCCGGACCTTGCGGAGTCGTCCTCGTTCACGGCCCCTTCCGAGTACACAGTAAAGCTCAAGTCCGGCCTGAAATGGGCCAATGGACATACGTTGGACTCCAAGGACGTCAAGTTCTCATTCGATCGCCAGGTTGCCATCAATGACCCTGCTGGCCCGGCGTCGCTGCTGACCAACATCGAGAATGTGAGCACTCCCGATGCCACCACGGTGGTCTTCAAGCTGAAGAAGGCAAACGACCAAACATTCAGCCAGATCCTCAGCAGTCCTGCCGCGCCCATTGTGGACGACGAAGTTTTCCCGGCCGACAAAATCCTTCCGGACGACGAGATCATCAAGGCCAAAGCCTTCTACGGCCAATACACGATTGACAGCTACAAAAAGAACGAACTTGTCAGCTTCAAGGCCTTTGCAGACTATAAGGGTGTCCTTGGCAAGCCGGCGAACGATGAAGCGACCATCAAGTACTACGCCAGCCCCACCAACCTCAAGTTGGACATCCAGCAGGGCAACATCGACGTCGCCTTCCGCAGCCTCAGCGCCACGGACGTCGATGACCTGAGGAAAGACTCCAAAGTCAAGGTGCTGACGGGACCGGGCGGCGAGATCCGCTACATCACGTTCAACTTCGATACCATGCCGTTCGGCACCAAGGCCGCCGGGGCTGATCCCGCCAAGGCACTCGCTGTCCGGCAGGCTGTTGCCAACCTCGTGGACCGCCAGGCCATAGCTGACCAGGTTTACAAGGGCACTTACCTCCCCCTGTACTCCAACGTGCCCAGCGGATTCCTTGGGGCCAACGAGTCATTCAAGGATGCCTATGGAGACAACGGAAAGCCCAGCACCGACAAGGCAAAGAAGGTCCTGGCCGATGCCGGCATTACAGAGCCCGTTGCGCTGAACCTGCAGTACAACCCGGACCACTACGGCGGTTCTTCAGGCGACGAATACGCCATGATCAAGGAACAGCTGGAGAAGTCCGGCCTCTTCAAGGTCAACCTGCAGTCCACGGAATGGGTTACGTACAGCAAGGCGAGCCGCGCTGACGAGTACCCTGTATTCCAGTTTGGGTGGTTCCCCGACTTCAGTGACGCCGATAACTACCTGACCCCGTTCTTCCCGGACGGCGGCTTCCTGAAGAACCACTACAACAACCCGACTGTGAACGATCTGATCGCCAAGCAGCTGACCGAAGCTGACAAGACCAAGCGTGAGGCAGACATCAAGGATGTCCAGAACGCACTGGCCAAGGACATCTCAACCCTTCCCCTGCTTCAGGGTGCCCAGGTAGCGGTGGCCGGAAGCGGCGTGAACGGCGTCGAGAAGACGTTGGACGCATCGTTCAAGTTCCGCCTCGGAACGATTTCCAAGTAA
- a CDS encoding caspase family protein, with translation MSKAALCVGINKFKYLPESSWLNGCVNDAGDLAALLEAQYGFAASSIKVLRDAKATKKSVMTELNKLVDGAVDGKSNHIVFTFSSHGTQIPDASGDEADRLDEAFACYDINNSGDSWDPDTVITDDELATLFGRLPDGVLMDVVLDTCHSGTGLKSLDLLPGRRPRFLPAPTPRAVIANEFSDTRTLRDLVKSAKLSKPVLMAACRSDQTAADALIDGRYNGAFTYHFVKSLQGNGTAGRAEVLKLVSKGLKGGGFDQVAQLEGTTAARKAAWGS, from the coding sequence ATGAGCAAGGCAGCCCTTTGCGTAGGGATCAACAAGTTCAAGTATTTACCCGAATCAAGCTGGCTTAACGGCTGCGTGAACGACGCCGGGGACCTGGCCGCCCTCCTTGAGGCGCAGTACGGTTTCGCCGCTTCCAGTATCAAGGTCCTGCGTGACGCCAAGGCCACCAAGAAATCCGTGATGACCGAACTCAACAAGTTGGTGGATGGCGCCGTAGACGGAAAGTCCAACCACATCGTCTTCACCTTCTCAAGCCATGGCACGCAGATACCCGATGCCAGCGGCGATGAAGCGGATCGGCTGGACGAGGCCTTCGCCTGCTATGACATCAACAACTCCGGCGACTCCTGGGACCCGGACACAGTGATCACGGATGATGAGCTGGCGACGCTCTTCGGGCGGCTGCCGGACGGTGTCCTCATGGACGTCGTGCTGGACACTTGCCACAGCGGTACCGGACTGAAGTCCCTGGACCTGTTGCCAGGCCGACGCCCCCGTTTCCTGCCCGCTCCGACGCCCCGGGCTGTGATCGCAAACGAGTTCAGCGACACCCGCACCCTGCGCGACCTGGTGAAATCAGCAAAGCTCTCCAAGCCTGTCCTGATGGCAGCCTGCCGCTCTGACCAGACGGCAGCAGATGCCCTCATTGACGGACGCTACAACGGCGCCTTCACCTACCACTTCGTGAAGTCCCTCCAGGGCAACGGCACTGCCGGGCGGGCGGAGGTGCTGAAGCTGGTGAGTAAGGGGCTCAAAGGCGGCGGTTTTGATCAAGTCGCCCAGCTGGAAGGGACGACGGCGGCACGCAAGGCTGCGTGGGGCAGCTAG
- the mnmA gene encoding tRNA 2-thiouridine(34) synthase MnmA: MSGGVDSAVAAARAVEAGHDVVGVHLALSRMPGTLRTGSRGCCTIEDSRDAWRACDVLGIPYYVWDFSERFKEDVVQDFIDEYAAGRTPNPCMRCNERIKFAALLEKAIALGFDAVCTGHYAKVIEDADGNRELHRAADWAKDQSYVLGVLTHEQLKHSMFPLADTPSKAEVRAEAERRGLSVANKPDSHDICFISDGDTRGWLAEKIEMTTGDIVDETGAKVGEHPGANAFTVGQRRGLKLGTPASDGKPRFVLEIRPKENKVVVGPEALLAIDEIRGIKVSWAGLPISEVDTGTEFDCHAQVRAHGDPVPARARVELVADDEGVERAELVVTLTEPLRGVAPGQTVVLYQGSRVLGQATIDAARSLQRAVL; encoded by the coding sequence ATGAGCGGCGGAGTCGATTCCGCCGTGGCCGCCGCCCGCGCCGTCGAGGCCGGACACGACGTCGTCGGAGTCCACCTTGCCTTGTCGCGCATGCCCGGCACACTTCGCACCGGAAGCCGGGGCTGCTGCACCATTGAAGACTCCCGCGATGCCTGGCGTGCCTGTGATGTCCTTGGGATTCCCTACTACGTGTGGGACTTCTCGGAACGCTTCAAGGAAGATGTCGTCCAGGACTTCATCGACGAATATGCTGCCGGACGCACGCCCAATCCATGCATGCGTTGCAACGAGCGCATCAAGTTCGCTGCCTTGCTGGAAAAGGCCATTGCCCTGGGCTTTGACGCTGTGTGTACCGGCCACTACGCCAAAGTGATCGAAGACGCCGACGGCAACCGCGAGCTGCATCGCGCAGCGGACTGGGCCAAGGACCAAAGCTACGTATTGGGCGTCCTGACACATGAGCAGCTTAAGCACTCCATGTTCCCGCTGGCGGATACTCCCTCCAAGGCCGAGGTCAGGGCCGAGGCCGAAAGGCGGGGTTTGTCTGTGGCAAACAAGCCGGACAGCCACGATATCTGCTTTATCTCCGATGGGGACACTCGTGGTTGGCTGGCCGAGAAGATCGAAATGACCACTGGCGACATCGTTGATGAAACTGGTGCCAAGGTGGGGGAGCACCCGGGTGCCAACGCCTTCACCGTGGGACAGCGCCGCGGCCTGAAGCTGGGCACCCCTGCATCCGATGGCAAGCCCCGGTTCGTCCTGGAAATCCGGCCCAAGGAAAACAAGGTTGTCGTGGGGCCGGAAGCGCTCCTTGCAATCGACGAAATCCGCGGAATCAAGGTGTCCTGGGCTGGTTTGCCCATCTCCGAGGTTGATACCGGTACGGAGTTCGACTGCCACGCCCAGGTGCGGGCGCACGGCGATCCCGTTCCAGCCCGCGCGCGCGTTGAACTAGTTGCCGATGACGAGGGTGTTGAGCGGGCCGAACTCGTGGTCACCCTGACCGAACCGCTGCGCGGGGTGGCACCTGGCCAGACGGTTGTGCTGTACCAAGGCAGCCGGGTACTGGGACAGGCAACCATCGACGCCGCGCGTTCCCTGCAGAGGGCAGTCCTCTAG